The following are encoded in a window of Ruminiclostridium herbifermentans genomic DNA:
- a CDS encoding ABC transporter permease — protein MVIGVSESKTLENKRYQINIKSWKLSKNMINQIKKILPILAVAITLICHLFIEDSGQQKKTSQPYFTYFLITVLVIYAVLYIISFFNKKIDKKIIYKGGFYAGVIFFLNILNIITLKYAFLPKLFFPSLDRVLGTLVEDRIFLLECIVYSLKLLFKGFVCGGIVGFITGILLGFSKTAGYWLNPVTRILGPIPTTAWVPLALSTFPTSYSASVFLIAFAVWFPTALMTSSGIHNTSNAYFEVSRTLGASTLYQVFKVGIPNAMPNIFLGIFYGTCSSFITLMTAEMVGSSCGIGWYINWQKQMMVYPGVYAGLIIIAVICTTILTLLFKVRDRILVWQKGVIKW, from the coding sequence ATGGTGATAGGCGTAAGTGAAAGCAAGACTTTGGAGAATAAGAGATATCAAATAAACATTAAAAGTTGGAAACTCAGTAAGAATATGATCAATCAAATTAAAAAAATTCTCCCAATATTAGCAGTAGCAATAACTTTAATATGTCATTTATTCATTGAAGATTCCGGACAGCAAAAGAAAACTTCACAACCTTATTTTACATACTTTTTGATTACAGTCCTAGTTATATATGCTGTACTTTACATAATTTCTTTTTTCAATAAGAAAATAGATAAAAAAATTATATATAAGGGTGGCTTTTACGCAGGAGTAATATTCTTTCTAAATATATTAAATATAATCACTCTCAAATATGCATTTCTTCCAAAATTGTTTTTCCCTTCGTTAGATAGGGTACTTGGTACCTTGGTTGAAGATAGGATATTTTTACTTGAATGTATTGTGTATTCACTAAAATTATTATTTAAGGGATTTGTTTGCGGAGGAATTGTTGGATTTATAACAGGCATACTATTAGGATTTAGTAAGACTGCTGGCTATTGGCTAAACCCTGTTACAAGAATACTTGGTCCAATACCAACAACTGCATGGGTACCCCTTGCATTATCAACTTTTCCTACTTCATATTCAGCAAGTGTATTTCTAATTGCATTTGCAGTATGGTTTCCAACAGCACTAATGACCAGCAGTGGTATTCACAATACTAGCAATGCTTATTTTGAAGTATCTAGAACACTGGGAGCTAGCACTTTATATCAGGTATTTAAAGTGGGAATTCCAAATGCTATGCCAAATATATTTCTCGGTATTTTTTATGGAACATGTTCATCATTTATTACACTTATGACGGCAGAAATGGTGGGAAGTTCTTGCGGAATTGGATGGTATATAAACTGGCAGAAGCAAATGATGGTATATCCTGGAGTTTATGCAGGTTTGATAATTATAGCTGTGATATGTACAACAATATTAACTTTATTGTTTAAGGTTAGGGATAGGATTTTGGTATGGCAGAAGGGAGTTATCAAATGGTAG
- a CDS encoding ABC transporter ATP-binding protein: MVGEIDIKDVVRIFENPDSKGEDIVALNKLSLIVQPGKFVSLIGPSGCGKSTLLRLIAGLDIPNEGEIFLDGNKIVKPSYERGFAFQAANLFPWLTIRENIAFGLRARHEYKKKKDDVDEYINLVGLKGFEKAYPHQVSGGMCQRASLARALVGHPKVLLLDEPLGALDAFTRMNMQDELLRIWEEHKMTMIMVTHDVDEAIYLSDQVVVMSPRPAKIEKIIDIDLSRPRARNQDAFLKYRTEILEILHFGGEIKAPDYFL, encoded by the coding sequence ATGGTAGGAGAAATTGACATTAAAGATGTGGTTCGTATATTTGAAAATCCTGATTCAAAAGGAGAAGATATTGTAGCATTAAATAAACTGAGTTTAATAGTACAGCCAGGAAAGTTTGTATCGCTAATTGGCCCCTCTGGCTGTGGCAAATCTACACTTCTCAGACTAATTGCAGGGTTGGATATTCCAAATGAAGGAGAAATATTTCTAGATGGGAATAAAATAGTTAAACCCAGCTATGAAAGAGGGTTTGCATTTCAGGCGGCTAATTTATTTCCCTGGCTGACTATTAGAGAAAACATAGCATTTGGATTACGTGCAAGACATGAATACAAGAAAAAGAAAGATGATGTAGATGAATATATTAATTTAGTAGGATTAAAAGGATTTGAAAAAGCCTATCCCCATCAAGTATCAGGTGGAATGTGTCAAAGAGCATCGTTGGCAAGAGCATTAGTAGGGCATCCAAAAGTATTATTATTAGATGAGCCTCTAGGAGCATTAGATGCATTTACAAGAATGAATATGCAGGATGAACTGCTAAGGATTTGGGAAGAACACAAAATGACAATGATTATGGTTACACATGATGTTGATGAAGCAATTTACTTGTCGGATCAAGTTGTTGTAATGTCACCTAGACCGGCAAAAATAGAAAAAATAATTGATATTGATTTGTCAAGACCAAGAGCCAGAAATCAAGATGCGTTCCTAAAATATAGAACAGAAATACTTGAAATACTACATTTTGGAGGAGAGATTAAGGCTCCTGATTACTTCTTATAA
- a CDS encoding DUF4418 family protein, which yields MKNRLITSLIYLITALLLIVGPNTIFKVCEVMEKPMKCYYSTKAVVGIAIILIAIAILYFFTRTIRESLLLTIAVIPIGIITLLIPSILIGGCSMKTMACQAVSFPAIYVISVLLIIISVFNIFYLIKSHKRNLVKLNEAEQKNYY from the coding sequence ATGAAGAACAGATTAATTACTTCGCTTATTTATTTAATAACTGCTTTATTATTGATAGTTGGCCCAAATACAATTTTCAAGGTATGTGAGGTTATGGAAAAGCCAATGAAATGCTACTATAGTACAAAAGCTGTGGTTGGTATCGCAATTATTTTAATAGCTATAGCCATTTTGTATTTTTTTACAAGAACCATCAGAGAAAGCTTATTACTTACTATTGCTGTAATACCAATTGGTATTATAACTCTATTAATACCAAGCATTTTGATTGGCGGATGCTCTATGAAAACAATGGCATGCCAAGCTGTAAGCTTTCCGGCTATATATGTGATTTCAGTATTACTAATAATTATTTCAGTATTTAACATTTTCTATTTAATAAAAAGTCATAAAAGAAATTTGGTGAAGTTAAATGAGGCAGAACAGAAAAATTACTATTAG
- a CDS encoding ABC transporter permease, which produces MRQNRKITIRSIALSNLLYQRFRTMIIFVLLVVTTIALFLSEFLTLSMREGIEETGERIGADIIVVPDTFVSSIENALFLGRPCTVNFDRNWLDKIGAVEGVDKVSSQLYLASLSSDCCDSPMQLIAFDINADFTVVPWLERDGITSLKDDEIILGTNITKEIGDKIKYFGREFTVVNVLEETGMGYDNSAFISYEAAFEIAKDPVYQRLLPFRSDSNVISMVLLNIAEGYGLHKVKENIEKKYGDKEIAVYSTNQLLTKFSDSLTNINIYGTLIKVLFILLATVSLYAIFSITIYLRRHEFGSMLSVGVSRRKIINILVWEMFYVVVIASIVGILIVCGVIFPFHMQIKSLFTIPYLLPSAGIIVSMSFKMFTINVLVCVAASFQLFWKFSKMEAQELIKEENG; this is translated from the coding sequence ATGAGGCAGAACAGAAAAATTACTATTAGGAGTATTGCATTAAGTAATTTGCTATATCAGCGCTTTCGCACAATGATTATATTCGTATTATTGGTGGTTACTACTATTGCATTATTTCTTAGTGAGTTTTTAACTTTAAGCATGAGAGAGGGAATCGAAGAAACTGGCGAAAGAATAGGCGCGGATATTATTGTCGTACCAGATACTTTTGTTTCAAGCATTGAAAATGCCTTGTTTTTAGGCAGACCCTGTACTGTAAATTTTGATAGAAATTGGTTAGACAAAATTGGTGCAGTTGAAGGTGTTGATAAGGTTAGTTCACAACTTTATTTGGCATCTTTAAGTTCTGATTGCTGTGACAGTCCAATGCAGCTAATTGCATTTGATATTAATGCAGATTTTACTGTAGTACCTTGGCTGGAAAGAGATGGCATTACTTCACTAAAAGATGATGAAATTATATTGGGAACTAATATAACTAAAGAGATCGGAGATAAAATTAAGTATTTTGGAAGAGAATTTACAGTTGTTAATGTATTAGAAGAAACGGGAATGGGATATGACAACAGTGCGTTTATCAGCTATGAGGCTGCTTTTGAAATAGCAAAGGATCCTGTTTATCAAAGGCTATTACCTTTTAGAAGTGATAGCAATGTAATTTCCATGGTTTTACTGAATATTGCTGAAGGATATGGACTGCATAAGGTTAAAGAAAATATTGAAAAAAAATATGGAGATAAAGAAATTGCTGTTTATTCAACAAATCAATTGTTAACAAAATTTTCAGATAGTCTTACAAATATTAATATATATGGAACTTTGATAAAGGTACTGTTTATACTGTTAGCCACTGTATCATTATATGCAATATTCTCTATAACAATATATTTAAGAAGGCATGAATTTGGCAGTATGCTATCAGTAGGTGTCTCCAGAAGAAAAATTATTAATATACTTGTATGGGAAATGTTTTATGTTGTAGTTATTGCAAGCATAGTTGGGATTTTAATTGTTTGCGGAGTTATTTTTCCCTTTCATATGCAAATAAAAAGTCTGTTTACTATTCCTTATTTGTTACCAAGTGCAGGAATTATTGTTTCTATGAGTTTTAAAATGTTTACTATCAATGTATTGGTATGCGTGGCTGCATCATTTCAATTATTTTGGAAATTCAGTAAGATGGAAGCGCAAGAACTCATAAAGGAGGAAAACGGATGA
- a CDS encoding ABC transporter ATP-binding protein has protein sequence MILRAVNIRKTFDRADNNTCGIIDVSITIRPAEYHCIFGTSGSGKSTILNILAGMLAPSSGSVYLDNMDIYSNKKFMRTSMRINSIGYIMQSASLLSNISVYDNIIFPLEIAKKQVNYRQVEDIINKLELSHLVDAYPKELSGGEYKRVTIARTIVSNPQIILADEPTSNLDEKNANIIRNIFEDLYLEGKGIVVATHDMKFIESHHIIHNIRNGKLYYAQKVCYG, from the coding sequence ATGATACTTAGAGCTGTAAATATTAGAAAGACATTTGATAGGGCTGATAACAATACTTGTGGGATAATCGATGTGAGTATTACCATAAGACCTGCGGAATATCATTGCATTTTTGGAACCTCTGGAAGTGGAAAAAGTACTATACTTAATATTTTGGCAGGTATGCTAGCCCCATCTAGCGGAAGTGTTTATTTAGATAATATGGACATTTATTCTAATAAAAAATTTATGAGAACAAGTATGAGAATAAATTCTATTGGATATATAATGCAAAGCGCAAGTCTTCTAAGCAATATTTCTGTATATGATAACATTATATTTCCTTTAGAAATAGCAAAAAAACAAGTTAATTACAGGCAAGTTGAAGATATTATAAACAAATTGGAATTAAGCCATCTAGTTGATGCGTATCCTAAAGAACTTTCGGGAGGTGAATATAAAAGAGTCACTATTGCTAGAACAATTGTTAGTAACCCGCAGATAATACTTGCTGATGAACCTACAAGTAACCTAGATGAAAAAAATGCAAATATTATCAGAAATATTTTTGAAGATTTATATTTAGAGGGAAAAGGCATTGTAGTAGCAACGCATGATATGAAATTTATTGAATCACATCACATTATTCATAACATAAGAAATGGAAAATTGTACTATGCGCAAAAGGTTTGCTATGGATAA